The Halomicronema hongdechloris C2206 genome includes a window with the following:
- a CDS encoding cation:proton antiporter subunit C has translation MSSLEACIFATVFCGFFGIILKKNLMMKIISMDVMSTGVIAYYVLVAAHGGSFTPIMSEAPSRTYADPVPQAVILTAIVIGFSIQALMLVGVMKLSRDNPTLESHEIEKNNTP, from the coding sequence ATGTCTAGTTTAGAAGCGTGTATCTTTGCCACAGTCTTCTGTGGCTTTTTTGGCATTATTCTGAAAAAGAATCTAATGATGAAAATCATCTCCATGGACGTCATGAGTACTGGCGTAATTGCCTATTACGTACTCGTCGCAGCCCATGGAGGTTCCTTCACACCAATCATGTCAGAGGCTCCATCCCGGACCTATGCCGATCCGGTCCCTCAAGCCGTCATTTTGACTGCGATCGTCATTGGGTTTTCAATTCAGGCGCTGATGCTAGTGGGGGTGATGAAATTATCCCGGGATAACCCCACCCTAGAGAGCCATGAGATCGAGAAAAATAACACACCATGA
- a CDS encoding monovalent cation/H(+) antiporter subunit G, protein MINACSYALIGIGIAFWFWGTVPLLGNRSVLFKLHTLSVSDTLGSMAIMVGLLLKIPREWPLLLLALISLAIWNTVLGYVLAYCSSAGGDHG, encoded by the coding sequence ATGATAAATGCCTGCAGCTATGCGTTGATTGGAATTGGCATCGCCTTTTGGTTTTGGGGAACTGTGCCACTATTAGGCAATCGTTCCGTATTATTTAAACTCCATACGCTCTCGGTGTCAGATACGTTAGGGTCTATGGCAATTATGGTGGGGCTACTGCTTAAAATTCCGCGGGAATGGCCGCTGTTATTGTTAGCGCTGATTTCCCTGGCCATCTGGAATACGGTCCTGGGGTATGTGTTGGCCTATTGCTCTAGCGCTGGAGGTGATCATGGCTGA
- a CDS encoding cation:proton antiporter: MSTFTVAWICLPLFLGFGGYLLPKLIRHLALAVTLVSLGYGLRHLLAPASLTLELLDQAGVTLTVDSLSGFFIVTNALVTIAVVLYCWSSDKSAFFYTQIIILHGSVNAAFICADFISLYVALEVISIAAFLLIAYPRSDRSIWVGLRYLFVSNTAMLFYLIGAVLVYQGNQSFGFAGLQSAPTEATALIMLGLLTKGGIFISGLWLPLTHSESATPVSALLSGVVIKAGVFPLVRCALMVDSIAPIVRLFGVATALLGIGYAIFESDTKRMLALSTISQMGFVLAAPAAAGFYALTHGLVKAALFLTVGNLPNRNLKQLQQQRIPTSIWIALVIASLSISGFPLLSGFGAKVLTMKSLVSWQVIAMNLAALGTAILFAKFIFLPHGDETKAPVKSGFWMAIIVLLGGLIIANSVHSEVYTLTNLVKPLLTILIGWLAYGAVLQRTTLKLPRVLEEFEHLIGAMSLVIIALFWMVLA, from the coding sequence ATGAGCACCTTCACCGTCGCCTGGATTTGCCTACCATTATTCTTGGGATTCGGCGGATATCTCCTACCTAAGCTCATTCGCCATCTTGCCCTCGCAGTTACCCTAGTATCCCTAGGGTATGGCTTACGGCACTTATTGGCTCCAGCCTCACTCACTCTGGAGTTACTCGATCAGGCTGGGGTAACGCTAACTGTCGATTCCCTGAGTGGCTTTTTTATCGTCACCAATGCCCTGGTCACGATAGCCGTCGTTCTCTACTGCTGGTCCAGTGACAAATCAGCTTTCTTTTATACCCAGATAATCATCCTGCACGGCAGCGTCAATGCGGCCTTTATCTGTGCTGATTTTATTAGTTTATACGTGGCCCTGGAGGTCATTAGTATTGCCGCATTCCTCTTAATTGCCTATCCCCGTAGCGACCGCTCAATTTGGGTGGGTCTACGCTATCTCTTTGTCAGCAATACAGCCATGCTATTTTACCTGATTGGGGCGGTGCTGGTCTATCAGGGCAACCAATCCTTTGGCTTCGCTGGATTGCAATCCGCGCCCACCGAAGCCACTGCCCTCATCATGCTGGGGCTGCTGACTAAAGGCGGGATTTTTATCTCAGGGCTGTGGTTGCCGTTGACCCACTCCGAATCAGCAACGCCAGTGTCAGCATTACTATCGGGCGTCGTGATTAAGGCCGGTGTCTTCCCCCTAGTCCGGTGTGCTCTGATGGTTGACAGCATCGCCCCCATCGTGCGTCTATTTGGTGTAGCCACGGCACTATTAGGAATCGGCTATGCCATCTTTGAGAGCGATACCAAGCGCATGCTGGCCCTTAGTACCATCTCTCAAATGGGGTTTGTTTTAGCGGCACCAGCGGCGGCAGGATTTTATGCCCTGACCCATGGCCTAGTTAAGGCGGCCTTGTTTCTGACTGTCGGCAATTTACCCAATCGCAACCTGAAGCAACTACAGCAACAGAGGATCCCGACCTCAATCTGGATAGCGCTTGTCATCGCTAGTCTCTCGATCTCAGGGTTTCCCCTATTATCCGGCTTCGGCGCCAAGGTGCTGACCATGAAGAGTTTAGTATCTTGGCAGGTCATTGCCATGAATTTGGCCGCCTTAGGCACGGCGATTTTATTTGCAAAATTTATCTTTCTACCCCATGGTGACGAGACTAAAGCCCCAGTGAAATCTGGTTTCTGGATGGCAATAATTGTGTTGCTAGGGGGCTTGATAATTGCTAATTCTGTGCATTCCGAAGTCTACACCCTGACCAATCTTGTCAAGCCTCTGCTCACGATTCTTATCGGTTGGTTGGCCTATGGTGCTGTCTTGCAAAGAACGACGCTGAAGTTGCCGCGTGTGCTAGAAGAGTTTGAGCATTTGATCGGAGCCATGAGCTTAGTGATAATAGCCCTATTCTGGATGGTGCTGGCATGA
- the bicA gene encoding bicarbonate transporter BicA encodes MQLTNRIHFRNLRGDIFGGVTAAIIALPMALAFGVASGAGAASGLWGAVLVGFFAALFGGTPTLISEPTGPMTVVMTAVIANLTASNPENGMAMAFTVVMMAGIFQIIFGSLRLGKYVTMMPYTVISGFMSGIGIILIILQLAPFLGQASPSGGVVGTLQAIPDLLANIQPAETLLAAVTVAIIWFMPAKFKRLVPPQLVALIAGTVLSLLLFPELDIRRIGEIPAGFPAMQIPTFSVDQLQLMFVDAAVLGMLGCIDALLTSLVADSLTRTEHNSNKELIGQGLGNLMSGLFGGIAGAGATMGTVVNIQTGGRTALSGLTRAGVLLVVILGAANLAATIPLAVLAGIALKVGIDIIDWGFLKRAHQVSIKGALIMYGVILLTVLVDLIAAVGIGVFVANILTIERMSALQAESVQTITDADDAIRLNPEEKRWLDEANGRVLLFQLSGPMIFGVAKAISREHNAIGDCDAIVFDLSDVPHLGVTASLALENAIQEAADKGRQVFIVGAAGQTRRRLKSLDVFNLVPPHHQYMDRGEALRQAVTTVFPSSRPAPDLGTSTTV; translated from the coding sequence ATGCAACTGACCAATAGAATTCATTTTCGCAACCTCCGGGGGGACATCTTCGGGGGGGTTACGGCAGCCATCATTGCCTTACCCATGGCCCTGGCCTTCGGGGTAGCCTCTGGGGCGGGAGCGGCGTCAGGGCTATGGGGAGCCGTTTTGGTCGGCTTCTTTGCCGCCCTATTTGGGGGCACGCCGACTCTAATTTCGGAACCGACCGGTCCCATGACGGTGGTGATGACAGCGGTAATTGCCAACCTCACCGCCAGTAATCCTGAAAATGGCATGGCCATGGCCTTCACCGTCGTGATGATGGCCGGGATCTTTCAGATCATTTTTGGCTCGCTGCGGCTGGGTAAATACGTCACCATGATGCCCTATACGGTAATTTCCGGCTTTATGTCGGGGATTGGCATCATTCTAATTATTTTGCAGCTGGCTCCATTTCTGGGACAGGCCAGCCCCTCCGGAGGAGTGGTAGGAACCCTGCAAGCCATCCCGGACTTGCTGGCAAACATTCAACCGGCGGAAACCCTATTGGCCGCCGTCACAGTCGCCATCATCTGGTTCATGCCGGCCAAATTTAAGCGGCTGGTGCCCCCCCAGTTAGTGGCGTTGATTGCCGGGACGGTGTTGTCGTTGCTGCTGTTTCCAGAGCTCGACATTCGTCGCATTGGTGAAATTCCGGCGGGTTTCCCGGCCATGCAGATTCCCACCTTCAGCGTCGATCAGCTGCAGTTGATGTTCGTGGATGCGGCAGTGCTAGGCATGCTGGGCTGTATCGATGCCCTGCTGACCTCCTTGGTCGCCGATAGCTTGACCCGCACCGAGCACAACTCCAACAAAGAGTTAATTGGGCAAGGGTTGGGCAACTTGATGTCCGGTCTGTTCGGCGGCATCGCCGGGGCTGGGGCCACCATGGGCACAGTAGTGAACATTCAAACCGGGGGTAGGACAGCCCTTTCTGGCCTAACCCGGGCGGGTGTCTTGCTGGTGGTGATTTTAGGAGCAGCCAACTTGGCGGCTACGATTCCTCTGGCAGTGCTGGCCGGGATTGCTCTGAAGGTGGGGATTGACATCATTGACTGGGGCTTCTTGAAGCGAGCTCATCAGGTCTCGATCAAGGGCGCCCTGATTATGTATGGCGTGATTCTGCTGACGGTGCTGGTAGACCTGATTGCCGCCGTGGGCATCGGTGTGTTTGTGGCCAATATCTTGACCATCGAGCGTATGAGTGCCCTGCAGGCAGAGTCTGTGCAGACGATTACCGATGCCGATGATGCCATTCGCCTGAATCCGGAGGAAAAGCGTTGGCTGGATGAGGCCAATGGTCGGGTGCTGCTATTTCAATTGAGTGGTCCCATGATCTTCGGGGTAGCTAAGGCCATTTCTCGAGAGCACAATGCCATTGGTGACTGTGATGCCATCGTGTTTGACCTGAGCGATGTGCCACACCTGGGGGTCACGGCTTCTCTGGCCTTGGAAAATGCCATTCAAGAGGCTGCTGATAAAGGACGACAGGTCTTTATTGTGGGGGCGGCGGGACAGACTCGGCGACGGTTAAAAAGCCTGGATGTGTTCAATTTGGTGCCGCCTCACCATCAGTATATGGATCGCGGCGAAGCGCTGAGGCAAGCGGTTACAACGGTGTTCCCTAGCTCCCGGCCAGCTCCAGACCTGGGTACCTCGACCACAGTTTAA
- a CDS encoding glycosyltransferase family 10 domain-containing protein, with protein sequence MPLRYTPFTNANGYAFFQANGIAFSSPDDADLIVSGTVKKLLTFMVRFGRKKHYLLWTIEPRFSQHFQAQIAYPLLPPVHVMNVYTGIFDNNYFFAPQQVIAPDMTQALAGRKMSTAALMTYRKGRQWRLIHRGRDLDLCNLRTDIALHGYRRGCLDIYGKGWPEVVTVGPSTSKGRQQNKMAILRQYRFNLCFENTRWSYYCTEKIWDAIAAGCLPIYDGQGTQIYEDFPAHSFLDYSTFETPAALFDYLDTMTDDEFQVRLCRCVQAYNRAVQGRQRTQPRQAILQKTLQRINSILQHGGSHRAPDLALRQ encoded by the coding sequence GTGCCCCTTCGATATACGCCATTTACAAATGCCAATGGCTATGCATTCTTTCAGGCCAACGGCATAGCATTCTCGTCTCCGGATGATGCGGATTTGATCGTCAGCGGCACCGTTAAGAAGCTGCTGACCTTCATGGTCAGATTTGGCCGCAAAAAGCACTATCTGTTGTGGACTATCGAGCCCCGATTCAGCCAACATTTTCAAGCCCAGATAGCCTATCCGCTGTTGCCGCCTGTCCATGTCATGAACGTGTATACCGGCATCTTCGACAACAATTATTTCTTTGCCCCCCAGCAGGTCATAGCGCCTGATATGACTCAGGCCCTAGCCGGTAGGAAGATGTCAACCGCCGCCCTGATGACCTACCGGAAAGGGCGGCAGTGGCGACTCATTCATCGAGGACGAGACTTGGATCTCTGCAATCTAAGGACTGACATCGCCCTGCATGGCTACCGCCGAGGCTGTCTCGATATCTATGGCAAAGGCTGGCCTGAGGTCGTTACGGTAGGCCCCTCTACTAGCAAAGGACGACAGCAGAATAAGATGGCGATTTTGCGTCAGTATCGGTTTAATCTCTGTTTTGAAAATACCCGCTGGTCCTACTATTGCACCGAAAAGATCTGGGATGCGATCGCAGCTGGATGCTTACCTATTTACGACGGTCAGGGCACTCAGATCTATGAGGACTTTCCTGCCCACAGCTTCTTGGATTACAGCACCTTCGAGACCCCCGCGGCCCTGTTTGACTACCTGGACACCATGACAGACGACGAGTTTCAGGTGCGTCTGTGCCGCTGCGTGCAAGCCTATAATCGGGCGGTACAAGGCCGACAGAGGACTCAACCTCGTCAGGCCATTCTCCAGAAAACTCTGCAGCGGATAAATAGCATCCTGCAGCATGGGGGGAGTCATCGAGCGCCAGATTTGGCCTTAAGACAATGA
- a CDS encoding DUF4040 domain-containing protein, which translates to MAEDMYMVAIVLLLPLTAGMLVTQTNPYHGLVIRGILGAVAALVYALFGAADVALTEALVGTMLSITLYAVAVRSSLSMRLGVLAPDASSHSGPTVESEAWEPLLATLRTCLGRHHMRLELVPYPNLQALQSALKTKEVHTICRVPVLESPWDSTAAPYDLETRVHRLYELLQAELSPSLARLSHVAPASVGHSHSRTTGVGEVNSPEVQP; encoded by the coding sequence ATGGCTGAAGACATGTACATGGTGGCCATTGTCCTACTGCTGCCCCTAACCGCTGGCATGTTAGTCACCCAGACCAATCCTTACCACGGGTTAGTCATCCGCGGCATTTTAGGGGCGGTGGCGGCCCTAGTGTATGCCCTCTTCGGTGCCGCCGATGTGGCCTTAACCGAAGCCCTCGTCGGCACTATGCTCTCCATTACGCTCTATGCCGTGGCGGTGCGCTCGTCTTTGAGCATGCGGTTGGGAGTGCTAGCCCCTGATGCCTCTTCCCACTCAGGGCCAACGGTGGAGAGTGAGGCTTGGGAGCCATTGCTGGCTACCCTGCGCACCTGTCTAGGTAGACACCATATGCGACTGGAACTCGTCCCTTATCCCAATCTCCAAGCCTTGCAATCGGCTCTGAAGACAAAAGAGGTCCACACCATTTGCCGGGTGCCAGTTCTAGAGAGCCCCTGGGACAGCACTGCTGCCCCCTATGATCTAGAAACCCGAGTCCATCGGCTGTACGAACTGCTGCAGGCAGAGCTATCCCCCAGCTTGGCTCGTCTGAGCCATGTCGCTCCTGCCAGTGTTGGCCACAGCCATAGCCGCACCACTGGTGTCGGAGAGGTCAACTCCCCAGAGGTACAGCCATGA
- a CDS encoding cation:proton antiporter, producing the protein MLSNVFSHLPPGTWIDIWPSQSALLATTPEAEYGPFILTGVLLTLIVIYTMSKLGGELSKRLELPPVLGELVGGVVVGISALHLLVFPETGATAADSVLMSGLQWLGHLDATAATHIFQSQSEVISVLAELGVMVLLFEIGLESDLRELGKVGYQAAVVAIVGVVVPLALGTIGLIALFHVPTIPAVFAGAALTATSIGITSKVLSELGHLKSTEGQIIVGAAVIDDVLGIIVLAVVASLAKTGEVDLLNVVYLIVSASAFLLGAILLGKVINQSFVAIATQLQTRGALLIPAISFALVMAVLANTIHLEAILGAFAAGLVLDETDQRKELDQQVMPVADILVPIFFVTVGAKADLSVLNPAVAENRAGLIIATFLIAVAILGKVVTGWAVFGQPGINRLAIGVGMVPRGEVGLVFAGIGSASGVLDRPLEAGIIVMVILTTFLAPPLLQRALKTQSGSAPATMPAAD; encoded by the coding sequence ATGCTATCTAATGTGTTTTCTCATCTTCCTCCAGGAACCTGGATCGATATTTGGCCTTCGCAGTCGGCTCTGTTAGCCACGACGCCCGAGGCAGAGTATGGCCCCTTTATCCTGACTGGGGTACTACTGACGCTGATTGTCATCTACACCATGAGTAAGCTCGGGGGCGAGCTCTCGAAACGCCTAGAGTTGCCGCCGGTATTAGGGGAATTGGTTGGTGGTGTTGTCGTCGGTATCTCGGCCCTTCACCTACTGGTGTTTCCTGAAACGGGAGCGACGGCAGCTGACTCCGTGCTGATGAGTGGGTTGCAATGGTTGGGGCATCTGGATGCGACAGCTGCAACCCATATCTTTCAGAGCCAGAGTGAGGTGATCTCGGTGCTGGCTGAGTTAGGGGTAATGGTGTTGCTGTTTGAAATTGGCCTGGAGTCTGATTTACGAGAACTCGGTAAGGTGGGGTATCAGGCGGCGGTGGTGGCGATTGTTGGGGTTGTTGTTCCGTTAGCATTAGGGACTATCGGCCTGATTGCGCTGTTTCATGTGCCGACGATTCCGGCAGTATTTGCCGGAGCTGCCCTGACGGCTACTAGCATTGGCATCACCTCGAAGGTGCTCTCAGAGTTAGGGCATTTGAAGTCGACGGAAGGCCAAATCATTGTCGGGGCCGCTGTCATTGATGATGTGTTGGGCATCATTGTCCTGGCTGTGGTGGCTAGTCTGGCGAAAACGGGTGAGGTGGATCTGCTCAATGTGGTCTATCTGATCGTCAGTGCCAGCGCCTTTTTACTAGGGGCAATTCTGCTGGGTAAGGTGATTAACCAAAGCTTTGTTGCGATCGCAACCCAGTTACAAACCCGAGGAGCCCTGCTAATTCCGGCCATCAGTTTTGCCCTCGTCATGGCCGTGTTAGCCAACACCATCCATCTGGAAGCCATTCTCGGTGCCTTCGCCGCTGGATTGGTCCTCGATGAAACCGATCAGCGTAAAGAACTCGATCAGCAAGTCATGCCGGTCGCCGACATCCTAGTGCCAATCTTCTTCGTCACCGTCGGTGCCAAGGCCGATCTGAGCGTGCTGAACCCAGCCGTGGCCGAGAATCGAGCCGGGTTGATCATCGCCACCTTCCTCATCGCCGTTGCTATCCTGGGCAAAGTGGTCACCGGCTGGGCTGTCTTTGGCCAGCCGGGCATTAATCGCCTAGCCATCGGGGTGGGCATGGTGCCCCGGGGTGAAGTGGGCTTAGTCTTTGCCGGCATTGGCTCCGCCAGTGGTGTTCTAGATAGACCTTTAGAAGCCGGCATTATCGTCATGGTAATTCTGACCACATTCCTGGCGCCGCCCCTATTGCAACGGGCCCTGAAAACCCAGTCAGGCTCTGCCCCGGCCACCATGCCTGCCGCTGACTAA
- a CDS encoding Na+/H+ antiporter subunit E: MIRCLDLILRLTIWLLLTSDISLANIGIGTGVALLLPRHPVPTPVLRDWLHIIGRILVAIPKAYIEAIEMVIFPHTREEFTQERVRPNRSPGLVFLDILLITFTPKTIAVNYHQEGWYEVHRLRRR; encoded by the coding sequence ATGATTAGATGTCTAGATCTGATATTACGGTTGACCATTTGGCTGCTGTTAACATCCGATATCAGCTTAGCCAATATTGGCATTGGCACTGGTGTCGCCTTATTATTGCCTAGGCACCCCGTGCCAACCCCTGTGCTTAGGGATTGGCTCCACATTATTGGCCGCATCTTAGTGGCCATTCCTAAGGCCTATATAGAAGCCATTGAGATGGTGATTTTCCCTCATACTCGCGAAGAGTTTACTCAAGAGCGAGTACGGCCAAATCGCAGTCCTGGTCTCGTTTTTCTGGATATTTTATTGATTACCTTTACTCCGAAAACCATCGCCGTGAATTATCACCAGGAAGGGTGGTATGAGGTGCATCGACTACGCCGACGGTAA
- a CDS encoding IS5 family transposase, translated as MGQQGFWDIEERQQKLEQKKAVLNRLNQLVPWETFRPILMQIREKPRKSQAGRNPTDVLLLFKMLVLQKLYNISDDELEYQVNDRLSFMQFLGLGLEDRVPDATTVWLFREQLQQHGLVEALFEQFGAYLQGAGYAAKDGQIVDATLIPVPKQRNTREENQTLKQGEVPVEWQETPHQLAQKDVDARWTKKNGTSHYGYKNHINSDAGFKLIRRYSVTDASVHDSQVLGELLDADNSGDGLWADSAYLSVLIVEVLKLIGFEPHINERAYRNRPLSEAQKTANRERSKTRARVEHIFGDVVTSMGGKVVRSIGLARAQTQLGLKNLVYNLKRFVCLETQRAASAELAR; from the coding sequence ATGGGACAGCAGGGATTCTGGGATATCGAAGAGCGCCAGCAAAAACTGGAGCAAAAGAAGGCGGTACTGAATCGGTTGAATCAACTGGTGCCGTGGGAGACCTTTCGTCCGATTCTGATGCAGATTCGAGAGAAACCGCGCAAAAGCCAGGCCGGTCGTAACCCCACCGATGTCCTGTTACTCTTCAAGATGCTGGTGCTGCAAAAGCTATACAACATCAGCGATGACGAACTGGAATATCAGGTCAACGACCGACTGTCCTTCATGCAATTTCTCGGTTTGGGGCTTGAGGATAGAGTCCCGGATGCAACGACGGTGTGGCTCTTCCGAGAACAGTTGCAGCAGCACGGCTTGGTGGAGGCGTTGTTCGAGCAGTTTGGAGCCTATCTGCAAGGGGCAGGCTATGCCGCCAAGGATGGGCAAATTGTGGATGCGACCTTGATTCCAGTTCCCAAACAACGCAACACCCGTGAGGAGAACCAAACCCTCAAGCAGGGTGAGGTTCCCGTTGAGTGGCAAGAGACCCCTCATCAGCTCGCGCAAAAAGATGTTGACGCCCGATGGACGAAGAAAAATGGAACGTCCCACTACGGCTACAAAAACCACATCAATAGTGATGCCGGCTTTAAGCTCATTCGCCGTTACAGCGTCACCGATGCGTCGGTCCATGACTCGCAGGTCTTGGGCGAGTTGCTCGATGCGGATAATAGCGGCGATGGACTTTGGGCCGATAGTGCGTATCTCTCCGTGCTGATTGTCGAGGTGCTGAAATTGATAGGGTTTGAGCCGCATATAAATGAACGGGCCTATCGCAATCGCCCCTTAAGCGAGGCCCAGAAAACCGCGAATCGAGAGCGCTCCAAAACCCGTGCCAGAGTGGAGCACATCTTCGGAGATGTCGTCACCAGCATGGGTGGCAAGGTGGTGCGCAGCATCGGGTTAGCCCGTGCCCAGACCCAGCTAGGTCTGAAAAATCTGGTGTATAACCTGAAGCGGTTTGTGTGTCTCGAAACCCAACGTGCTGCATCGGCTGAACTGGCAAGATAA
- a CDS encoding Na(+)/H(+) antiporter subunit B, with the protein MIWVYMAAGIALYIKMLAFPSPAMDATELSIVESIVQESGVPNTVSGIIFRNRLYDTIFEVVVFTLAIMGVRFLLADETPSCAIYQFTDTPSIVLARLGATIAALIGIELAIRGHLSPGGGFAAGVAGGTAIGLIAITSSTKWMEAIYQRWRAATWEKVSVLIFIVVAALTLVGIELPQGDLGALVSGGWIPVLNILVAIKVALGAWAAVLMFIRYRGLL; encoded by the coding sequence ATGATATGGGTTTACATGGCTGCAGGAATCGCGCTGTACATCAAAATGTTGGCCTTCCCCAGTCCGGCTATGGATGCTACGGAACTCTCCATCGTCGAGTCGATCGTGCAAGAGAGTGGGGTGCCCAATACCGTTTCAGGCATCATCTTCAGGAATCGACTCTACGACACCATCTTTGAGGTGGTGGTGTTCACGCTGGCGATCATGGGCGTTCGGTTTTTGCTAGCCGATGAGACCCCGTCCTGTGCCATTTATCAATTCACCGACACGCCCTCCATCGTACTGGCCCGATTGGGCGCTACCATCGCCGCCCTCATCGGTATTGAACTGGCCATTCGTGGGCATCTCAGCCCTGGGGGTGGTTTTGCTGCCGGAGTCGCGGGCGGAACGGCCATTGGCTTGATTGCCATTACCTCGTCGACCAAGTGGATGGAAGCGATTTACCAGCGGTGGCGAGCCGCTACCTGGGAAAAGGTGTCGGTGCTGATTTTCATTGTGGTGGCAGCCTTGACGCTGGTGGGGATAGAGCTGCCCCAAGGGGATCTGGGTGCCCTGGTTAGCGGTGGCTGGATTCCCGTGCTCAATATCCTAGTGGCCATTAAGGTGGCGTTGGGGGCATGGGCGGCCGTTCTCATGTTCATCCGATATCGAGGATTGTTGTGA